From Mycolicibacterium nivoides, a single genomic window includes:
- a CDS encoding winged helix-turn-helix transcriptional regulator encodes MSQLGKYTCGLDAAFAVVDGKWKPLILWELQTGPKRFNALHRSLPGVSQKMLTQHLKELQRHGVVHRESYHEVPPRVEYSMTPAGQELLESLEPLGDWATKHIGLICQEEAG; translated from the coding sequence ATGAGCCAGCTGGGCAAGTACACCTGCGGACTCGATGCGGCGTTCGCCGTGGTCGACGGAAAGTGGAAACCGCTCATCCTCTGGGAGCTTCAGACCGGACCGAAGCGCTTCAACGCACTGCACCGCAGCCTGCCCGGGGTGTCCCAGAAGATGCTGACCCAGCACCTCAAGGAGCTCCAGCGTCATGGCGTGGTGCACCGGGAGAGCTATCACGAGGTGCCGCCTCGGGTGGAGTACTCCATGACTCCCGCGGGTCAGGAGCTACTCGAATCCCTTGAACCGCTGGGCGATTGGGCCACCAAGCACATCGGGCTGATATGCCAGGAGGAAGCCGGCTAG
- a CDS encoding metallophosphoesterase family protein, which produces MRLLLIADTHVPKRAKDLPAQVWDEVDQADVVVHAGDWVDPALLDALSSRAAHLIGCWGNNDGAELRRRLPERADVTLDGLRFTVVHETGAATGREARMARDYPGTDVLVFGHSHIPWDTTARTGLRLLNPGSPTDRRRQPHCTYMTARIASGVLSDVSLHTLGG; this is translated from the coding sequence ATGCGGCTGCTGCTTATCGCCGATACCCACGTACCCAAGCGCGCCAAGGACCTCCCGGCTCAGGTGTGGGACGAGGTGGACCAGGCGGATGTCGTTGTCCACGCCGGTGATTGGGTCGACCCCGCACTGCTCGACGCGCTCAGCTCACGTGCGGCGCACCTGATCGGCTGCTGGGGCAACAACGACGGGGCCGAACTGCGCAGGCGACTGCCCGAGCGCGCCGACGTGACACTGGACGGTCTGCGATTCACCGTCGTGCACGAGACCGGTGCGGCCACCGGGCGGGAGGCCCGAATGGCCAGGGACTACCCCGGAACCGATGTCCTGGTCTTCGGGCACAGCCACATCCCGTGGGATACCACCGCGAGAACCGGTCTGCGCCTGCTGAATCCGGGGTCACCGACCGACCGTCGGCGCCAGCCGCACTGCACCTACATGACGGCGCGCATCGCCTCGGGGGTGCTGTCGGACGTCAGCCTGCACACGCTCGGCGGCTAG